A genomic segment from Neodiprion lecontei isolate iyNeoLeco1 chromosome 1, iyNeoLeco1.1, whole genome shotgun sequence encodes:
- the LOC107223471 gene encoding osmotic avoidance abnormal protein 3 isoform X1 — MSESVKVALRCRPMSVREQQEGCRNVLTVDSQAKTCTLENPMCGGGGAGGGGKMFQFDAVFDQTVSTEVVYEQVGSPVVEAVLEGYNATVFAYGQTGCGKSFTMRGVVERSLEHLFEATSTSSSETRYLALLSYLEIYNERLRDLLGDGDNDGASNLLQLKEDPSRGTYVAGGLREVTVKDAAECSRLLVQGDQKRAAAATRMNAASSRSHAVLTLALEAIAINDKQNSAVRKGMLHLVDLAGSERQGRTGATGERLKEAASINLSLSALGNVISALAAGNGRHVPYRDSKLTRLLRDSLGGNARTLMIACVSPSDIDADETLSTLRYAARARCIKNKPVVNEDPKDALLRQYQLELQRLRKLLETSDNPATELLIGDVQGDRKVSSLTDRREQSDSEAEDKVIRQVAFEEEVQRLRKECEDSNLSAQRLQEELENLRTRYEGSGVTEAKDVCESEGVLERRKRKREIAKKEVLKRLEKLTIGGEARGDEEARKRRERRRKRLEVIAGALAGTSEGTEGAVEVYGQLKSTEEALKRAIRRTRQLEAENADLQASWDAERRDLLRRELLATQLCDAMIPHLRPGCPFRDIEAVRAAASWCDELSRWRLPDVSPRIPLPPPTLSQSNREVEGKPMSGVQPDHNNNDNNNNTVNDIKPQDIADAYFRRSRVDALLAHAREAKSLGERNVKQIQEYVGRQSKSGGAGESVPGANSYLQLNALNLQSSAPPVSTMASTDSASKPATRQLFGNATLSGNWLIDDVNLKPADPSPSSTMELKKIPPRILEALPSYPLRRVKISPTPVAVYSPRQDLESNIRPHHARSPTY; from the exons ATGAGCGAGTCCGTCAAAGTAGCATTAAGATGCAGGCCGATGTCCGTCCGGGAGCAGCAAGAAGGATGTCGG AATGTGTTGACGGTAGACTCGCAGGCTAAGACATGTACCCTGGAAAATCCGATGTGTGGTGGAGGCGGGGCCGGAGGCGGAGGAAAGATGTTCCAGTTTGACGCGGTCTTCGATCAGACCGTGTCAACGGAGGTCGTCTACGAGCAGGTTGGCTCGCCCGTGGTGGAGGCCGTCCTGGAGGGTTACAACGCGACGGTTTTCGCCTATGGGCAAACCGGATGTGGAAAGTCATTCACAATGCGAGGGGTGGTCGAGCGGAGTTTGGAGCACCTTTTCGAGGCGACATCGACGTCATCGTCGGAGACACGTTACCTCGCGCTTCTGAGCTACCTAGAAATCTACAACGAAAGACTGAGAGACTTGCTGGGAGACGGCGACAACGACGGTGCCTCAAACCTGCTCCAGCTCAAGGAGGACCCTTCCCGCGGCACATACGTCGCTGGTGGCCTCAGGGAAGTCACCGTCAAGGACGCTGCTGAATGTAGCCGCCTCCTGGTGCAAGGGGATCAGAAAAGAGCCGCAGCCGCGACGCGGATGAACGCGGCCAGCTCCAGGAGCCACGCGGTCCTGACGCTTGCCTTGGAGGCGATCGCGATAAATGACAAACAGAACAGCGCTGTCCGCAAGGGGATGCTGCATCTGGTGGATCTCGCCGGCTCCGAGAGGCAGGGGAGGACCGGAGCCACGGGGGAGAGGCTCAAGGAGGCGGCGAGTATCAACCTGAGCCTCTCGGCCCTGGGGAACGTGATCAGCGCACTGGCGGCGGGGAACGGCAGACACGTACCCTACAGGGACAGCAAGCTGACGAGACTTCTCCGTGACAGTCTAGGCGGAAACGCCAGGACGCTGATGATCGCCTGCGTCAGTCCGAGCGACATAGACGCCGACGAAACGTTGAGCACGTTGAGATACGCGGCCAGGGCTCGGTGCATAAAGAACAAACCGGTCGTCAACGAGGACCCCAAGGACGCTTTGCTCAGGCAGTATCAGTTGGAACTACAGCGGCTCCGTAAGCTACTCGAGACCAGCGACAATCCGGCGACGGAACTGTTGATAGGTGATGTCCAGGGCGATAGGAAGGTTTCGAGTCTTACGGATCGCCGGGAACAGAGCGATTCCGAGGCGGAGGATAAAGTGATCCGGCAAGTTGCCTTCGAGGAGGAAGTACAAAGACTGAGGAAGGAGTGCGAGGATTCGAATCTATCGGCTCAGCGTCTTCAGGAGGAACTTGAAAACCTGCGAACGCGATATGAG GGTTCTGGGGTAACGGAAGCAAAGGATGTTTGCGAGAGCGAAGGTGTTCTGGAGAGGAGAAAACGAAAGcgagaaatcgcgaaaaaggAGGTCCTCAAGAGGCTGGAGAAATTGACGATCGGTGGCGAAGCTCGGGGCGACGAAGAAGCGCGCAAACGAAGAGAGAggcggagaaaacgattggaGGTAATAGCAGGGGCTCTGGCCGGTACCAGCGAAGGGACCGAAGGTGCGGTCGAGGTTTATGGTCAGCTGAAGTCAACGGAGGAGGCACTGAAGCGGGCGATTCGTAGGACTCGACAGTTGGAAGCCGAAAATGCGGACCTTCAAGCGTCTTGGGACGCGGAGAGACGGGATCTGCTTCGGCGAGAACTCCTGGCCACCCAATTGTGCGACGCGATGATTCCACACCTGAGACCAGGATGCCCTTTTCGCGACATCGAGGCTGTCAGAGCCGCGGCCTCCTGGTGCGATGAATTGTCGCGGTGGCGGCTACCGGATGTTTCGCCCCGTATTCCTCTCCCGCCGCCGACGCTATCGCAATCTAACCGTGAAGTCGAGGGTAAACCTATGTCGGGGGTGCAGCCGGACcataacaacaacgacaataacaacaacaccGTAAACGATATTAAACCCCAGGATATTGCAGACGCATATTTTCGCAGAAGTAGAGTCGACGCGTTGCTCGCCCACGCTCGGGAAGCTAAGAGCCTTG GTGAACGGAACGTAAAGCAAATTCAGGAATACGTTGGTCGGCAAAGTAAATCTGGCGGAGCTGGCGAATCGGTTCCTGGAGCGAACAGCTACCTGCAATTGAACGCCTTGAATTTACAGAGCAGTGCTCCGCCGGTTTCCACCATGGCCAGCACAGACTCCGCGAGCAAACCGGCCACCCGCCAATTGTTCGGAAATGCGACACTCTCCGGTAACTGGCTCATCGATGATGTCAACCTGAAACCTGCAGACCCGAGTCCTTCCTCCACAAtggaactgaaaaaaattccaccgcGTATACTTGAGGCTCTTCCGTCCTACCCGTTGCGGAGGGTTAAGATTTCCCCGACTCCTGTCGCCGTTTACTCACCAAGGCAGGATTTGGAATCGAATATTCGCCCCCATCACGCACGCTCACCCACCTACTGA
- the LOC107223471 gene encoding osmotic avoidance abnormal protein 3 isoform X2, translated as MCGGGGAGGGGKMFQFDAVFDQTVSTEVVYEQVGSPVVEAVLEGYNATVFAYGQTGCGKSFTMRGVVERSLEHLFEATSTSSSETRYLALLSYLEIYNERLRDLLGDGDNDGASNLLQLKEDPSRGTYVAGGLREVTVKDAAECSRLLVQGDQKRAAAATRMNAASSRSHAVLTLALEAIAINDKQNSAVRKGMLHLVDLAGSERQGRTGATGERLKEAASINLSLSALGNVISALAAGNGRHVPYRDSKLTRLLRDSLGGNARTLMIACVSPSDIDADETLSTLRYAARARCIKNKPVVNEDPKDALLRQYQLELQRLRKLLETSDNPATELLIGDVQGDRKVSSLTDRREQSDSEAEDKVIRQVAFEEEVQRLRKECEDSNLSAQRLQEELENLRTRYEGSGVTEAKDVCESEGVLERRKRKREIAKKEVLKRLEKLTIGGEARGDEEARKRRERRRKRLEVIAGALAGTSEGTEGAVEVYGQLKSTEEALKRAIRRTRQLEAENADLQASWDAERRDLLRRELLATQLCDAMIPHLRPGCPFRDIEAVRAAASWCDELSRWRLPDVSPRIPLPPPTLSQSNREVEGKPMSGVQPDHNNNDNNNNTVNDIKPQDIADAYFRRSRVDALLAHAREAKSLGERNVKQIQEYVGRQSKSGGAGESVPGANSYLQLNALNLQSSAPPVSTMASTDSASKPATRQLFGNATLSGNWLIDDVNLKPADPSPSSTMELKKIPPRILEALPSYPLRRVKISPTPVAVYSPRQDLESNIRPHHARSPTY; from the exons ATGTGTGGTGGAGGCGGGGCCGGAGGCGGAGGAAAGATGTTCCAGTTTGACGCGGTCTTCGATCAGACCGTGTCAACGGAGGTCGTCTACGAGCAGGTTGGCTCGCCCGTGGTGGAGGCCGTCCTGGAGGGTTACAACGCGACGGTTTTCGCCTATGGGCAAACCGGATGTGGAAAGTCATTCACAATGCGAGGGGTGGTCGAGCGGAGTTTGGAGCACCTTTTCGAGGCGACATCGACGTCATCGTCGGAGACACGTTACCTCGCGCTTCTGAGCTACCTAGAAATCTACAACGAAAGACTGAGAGACTTGCTGGGAGACGGCGACAACGACGGTGCCTCAAACCTGCTCCAGCTCAAGGAGGACCCTTCCCGCGGCACATACGTCGCTGGTGGCCTCAGGGAAGTCACCGTCAAGGACGCTGCTGAATGTAGCCGCCTCCTGGTGCAAGGGGATCAGAAAAGAGCCGCAGCCGCGACGCGGATGAACGCGGCCAGCTCCAGGAGCCACGCGGTCCTGACGCTTGCCTTGGAGGCGATCGCGATAAATGACAAACAGAACAGCGCTGTCCGCAAGGGGATGCTGCATCTGGTGGATCTCGCCGGCTCCGAGAGGCAGGGGAGGACCGGAGCCACGGGGGAGAGGCTCAAGGAGGCGGCGAGTATCAACCTGAGCCTCTCGGCCCTGGGGAACGTGATCAGCGCACTGGCGGCGGGGAACGGCAGACACGTACCCTACAGGGACAGCAAGCTGACGAGACTTCTCCGTGACAGTCTAGGCGGAAACGCCAGGACGCTGATGATCGCCTGCGTCAGTCCGAGCGACATAGACGCCGACGAAACGTTGAGCACGTTGAGATACGCGGCCAGGGCTCGGTGCATAAAGAACAAACCGGTCGTCAACGAGGACCCCAAGGACGCTTTGCTCAGGCAGTATCAGTTGGAACTACAGCGGCTCCGTAAGCTACTCGAGACCAGCGACAATCCGGCGACGGAACTGTTGATAGGTGATGTCCAGGGCGATAGGAAGGTTTCGAGTCTTACGGATCGCCGGGAACAGAGCGATTCCGAGGCGGAGGATAAAGTGATCCGGCAAGTTGCCTTCGAGGAGGAAGTACAAAGACTGAGGAAGGAGTGCGAGGATTCGAATCTATCGGCTCAGCGTCTTCAGGAGGAACTTGAAAACCTGCGAACGCGATATGAG GGTTCTGGGGTAACGGAAGCAAAGGATGTTTGCGAGAGCGAAGGTGTTCTGGAGAGGAGAAAACGAAAGcgagaaatcgcgaaaaaggAGGTCCTCAAGAGGCTGGAGAAATTGACGATCGGTGGCGAAGCTCGGGGCGACGAAGAAGCGCGCAAACGAAGAGAGAggcggagaaaacgattggaGGTAATAGCAGGGGCTCTGGCCGGTACCAGCGAAGGGACCGAAGGTGCGGTCGAGGTTTATGGTCAGCTGAAGTCAACGGAGGAGGCACTGAAGCGGGCGATTCGTAGGACTCGACAGTTGGAAGCCGAAAATGCGGACCTTCAAGCGTCTTGGGACGCGGAGAGACGGGATCTGCTTCGGCGAGAACTCCTGGCCACCCAATTGTGCGACGCGATGATTCCACACCTGAGACCAGGATGCCCTTTTCGCGACATCGAGGCTGTCAGAGCCGCGGCCTCCTGGTGCGATGAATTGTCGCGGTGGCGGCTACCGGATGTTTCGCCCCGTATTCCTCTCCCGCCGCCGACGCTATCGCAATCTAACCGTGAAGTCGAGGGTAAACCTATGTCGGGGGTGCAGCCGGACcataacaacaacgacaataacaacaacaccGTAAACGATATTAAACCCCAGGATATTGCAGACGCATATTTTCGCAGAAGTAGAGTCGACGCGTTGCTCGCCCACGCTCGGGAAGCTAAGAGCCTTG GTGAACGGAACGTAAAGCAAATTCAGGAATACGTTGGTCGGCAAAGTAAATCTGGCGGAGCTGGCGAATCGGTTCCTGGAGCGAACAGCTACCTGCAATTGAACGCCTTGAATTTACAGAGCAGTGCTCCGCCGGTTTCCACCATGGCCAGCACAGACTCCGCGAGCAAACCGGCCACCCGCCAATTGTTCGGAAATGCGACACTCTCCGGTAACTGGCTCATCGATGATGTCAACCTGAAACCTGCAGACCCGAGTCCTTCCTCCACAAtggaactgaaaaaaattccaccgcGTATACTTGAGGCTCTTCCGTCCTACCCGTTGCGGAGGGTTAAGATTTCCCCGACTCCTGTCGCCGTTTACTCACCAAGGCAGGATTTGGAATCGAATATTCGCCCCCATCACGCACGCTCACCCACCTACTGA
- the LOC107223471 gene encoding osmotic avoidance abnormal protein 3 isoform X3, producing the protein MSESVKVALRCRPMSVREQQEGCRNVLTVDSQAKTCTLENPMCGGGGAGGGGKMFQFDAVFDQTVSTEVVYEQVGSPVVEAVLEGYNATVFAYGQTGCGKSFTMRGVVERSLEHLFEATSTSSSETRYLALLSYLEIYNERLRDLLGDGDNDGASNLLQLKEDPSRGTYVAGGLREVTVKDAAECSRLLVQGDQKRAAAATRMNAASSRSHAVLTLALEAIAINDKQNSAVRKGMLHLVDLAGSERQGRTGATGERLKEAASINLSLSALGNVISALAAGNGRHVPYRDSKLTRLLRDSLGGNARTLMIACVSPSDIDADETLSTLRYAARARCIKNKPVVNEDPKDALLRQYQLELQRLRKLLETSDNPATELLIGDVQGDRKVSSLTDRREQSDSEAEDKVIRQVAFEEEVQRLRKECEDSNLSAQRLQEELENLRTRYEGSGVTEAKDVCESEGVLERRKRKREIAKKEVLKRLEKLTIGGEARGDEEARKRRERRRKRLEVIAGALAGTSEGTEGAVEVYGQLKSTEEALKRAIRRTRQLEAENADLQASWDAERRDLLRRELLATQLCDAMIPHLRPGCPFRDIEAVRAAASWCDELSRWRLPDVSPRIPLPPPTLSQSNREVEGKPMSGVQPDHNNNDNNNNTVNDIKPQDIADAYFRRSRVDALLAHAREAKSLEQCSAGFHHGQHRLREQTGHPPIVRKCDTLR; encoded by the exons ATGAGCGAGTCCGTCAAAGTAGCATTAAGATGCAGGCCGATGTCCGTCCGGGAGCAGCAAGAAGGATGTCGG AATGTGTTGACGGTAGACTCGCAGGCTAAGACATGTACCCTGGAAAATCCGATGTGTGGTGGAGGCGGGGCCGGAGGCGGAGGAAAGATGTTCCAGTTTGACGCGGTCTTCGATCAGACCGTGTCAACGGAGGTCGTCTACGAGCAGGTTGGCTCGCCCGTGGTGGAGGCCGTCCTGGAGGGTTACAACGCGACGGTTTTCGCCTATGGGCAAACCGGATGTGGAAAGTCATTCACAATGCGAGGGGTGGTCGAGCGGAGTTTGGAGCACCTTTTCGAGGCGACATCGACGTCATCGTCGGAGACACGTTACCTCGCGCTTCTGAGCTACCTAGAAATCTACAACGAAAGACTGAGAGACTTGCTGGGAGACGGCGACAACGACGGTGCCTCAAACCTGCTCCAGCTCAAGGAGGACCCTTCCCGCGGCACATACGTCGCTGGTGGCCTCAGGGAAGTCACCGTCAAGGACGCTGCTGAATGTAGCCGCCTCCTGGTGCAAGGGGATCAGAAAAGAGCCGCAGCCGCGACGCGGATGAACGCGGCCAGCTCCAGGAGCCACGCGGTCCTGACGCTTGCCTTGGAGGCGATCGCGATAAATGACAAACAGAACAGCGCTGTCCGCAAGGGGATGCTGCATCTGGTGGATCTCGCCGGCTCCGAGAGGCAGGGGAGGACCGGAGCCACGGGGGAGAGGCTCAAGGAGGCGGCGAGTATCAACCTGAGCCTCTCGGCCCTGGGGAACGTGATCAGCGCACTGGCGGCGGGGAACGGCAGACACGTACCCTACAGGGACAGCAAGCTGACGAGACTTCTCCGTGACAGTCTAGGCGGAAACGCCAGGACGCTGATGATCGCCTGCGTCAGTCCGAGCGACATAGACGCCGACGAAACGTTGAGCACGTTGAGATACGCGGCCAGGGCTCGGTGCATAAAGAACAAACCGGTCGTCAACGAGGACCCCAAGGACGCTTTGCTCAGGCAGTATCAGTTGGAACTACAGCGGCTCCGTAAGCTACTCGAGACCAGCGACAATCCGGCGACGGAACTGTTGATAGGTGATGTCCAGGGCGATAGGAAGGTTTCGAGTCTTACGGATCGCCGGGAACAGAGCGATTCCGAGGCGGAGGATAAAGTGATCCGGCAAGTTGCCTTCGAGGAGGAAGTACAAAGACTGAGGAAGGAGTGCGAGGATTCGAATCTATCGGCTCAGCGTCTTCAGGAGGAACTTGAAAACCTGCGAACGCGATATGAG GGTTCTGGGGTAACGGAAGCAAAGGATGTTTGCGAGAGCGAAGGTGTTCTGGAGAGGAGAAAACGAAAGcgagaaatcgcgaaaaaggAGGTCCTCAAGAGGCTGGAGAAATTGACGATCGGTGGCGAAGCTCGGGGCGACGAAGAAGCGCGCAAACGAAGAGAGAggcggagaaaacgattggaGGTAATAGCAGGGGCTCTGGCCGGTACCAGCGAAGGGACCGAAGGTGCGGTCGAGGTTTATGGTCAGCTGAAGTCAACGGAGGAGGCACTGAAGCGGGCGATTCGTAGGACTCGACAGTTGGAAGCCGAAAATGCGGACCTTCAAGCGTCTTGGGACGCGGAGAGACGGGATCTGCTTCGGCGAGAACTCCTGGCCACCCAATTGTGCGACGCGATGATTCCACACCTGAGACCAGGATGCCCTTTTCGCGACATCGAGGCTGTCAGAGCCGCGGCCTCCTGGTGCGATGAATTGTCGCGGTGGCGGCTACCGGATGTTTCGCCCCGTATTCCTCTCCCGCCGCCGACGCTATCGCAATCTAACCGTGAAGTCGAGGGTAAACCTATGTCGGGGGTGCAGCCGGACcataacaacaacgacaataacaacaacaccGTAAACGATATTAAACCCCAGGATATTGCAGACGCATATTTTCGCAGAAGTAGAGTCGACGCGTTGCTCGCCCACGCTCGGGAAGCTAAGAGCCTTG AGCAGTGCTCCGCCGGTTTCCACCATGGCCAGCACAGACTCCGCGAGCAAACCGGCCACCCGCCAATTGTTCGGAAATGCGACACTCTCCGGTAA
- the LOC107223471 gene encoding kinesin-like protein KIF17 isoform X4, with amino-acid sequence MSESVKVALRCRPMSVREQQEGCRNVLTVDSQAKTCTLENPMCGGGGAGGGGKMFQFDAVFDQTVSTEVVYEQVGSPVVEAVLEGYNATVFAYGQTGCGKSFTMRGVVERSLEHLFEATSTSSSETRYLALLSYLEIYNERLRDLLGDGDNDGASNLLQLKEDPSRGTYVAGGLREVTVKDAAECSRLLVQGDQKRAAAATRMNAASSRSHAVLTLALEAIAINDKQNSAVRKGMLHLVDLAGSERQGRTGATGERLKEAASINLSLSALGNVISALAAGNGRHVPYRDSKLTRLLRDSLGGNARTLMIACVSPSDIDADETLSTLRYAARARCIKNKPVVNEDPKDALLRQYQLELQRLRKLLETSDNPATELLIGDVQGDRKVSSLTDRREQSDSEAEDKVIRQVAFEEEVQRLRKECEDSNLSAQRLQEELENLRTRYEGSGVTEAKDVCESEGVLERRKRKREIAKKEVLKRLEKLTIGGEARGDEEARKRRERRRKRLEVIAGALAGTSEGTEGAVEVYGQLKSTEEALKRAIRRTRQLEAENADLQASWDAERRDLLRRELLATQLCDAMIPHLRPGCPFRDIEAVRAAASWCDELSRWRLPDVSPRIPLPPPTLSQSNREVEGKPMSGVQPDHNNNDNNNNTVNDIKPQDIADAYFRRSRVDALLAHAREAKSLAKQKP; translated from the exons ATGAGCGAGTCCGTCAAAGTAGCATTAAGATGCAGGCCGATGTCCGTCCGGGAGCAGCAAGAAGGATGTCGG AATGTGTTGACGGTAGACTCGCAGGCTAAGACATGTACCCTGGAAAATCCGATGTGTGGTGGAGGCGGGGCCGGAGGCGGAGGAAAGATGTTCCAGTTTGACGCGGTCTTCGATCAGACCGTGTCAACGGAGGTCGTCTACGAGCAGGTTGGCTCGCCCGTGGTGGAGGCCGTCCTGGAGGGTTACAACGCGACGGTTTTCGCCTATGGGCAAACCGGATGTGGAAAGTCATTCACAATGCGAGGGGTGGTCGAGCGGAGTTTGGAGCACCTTTTCGAGGCGACATCGACGTCATCGTCGGAGACACGTTACCTCGCGCTTCTGAGCTACCTAGAAATCTACAACGAAAGACTGAGAGACTTGCTGGGAGACGGCGACAACGACGGTGCCTCAAACCTGCTCCAGCTCAAGGAGGACCCTTCCCGCGGCACATACGTCGCTGGTGGCCTCAGGGAAGTCACCGTCAAGGACGCTGCTGAATGTAGCCGCCTCCTGGTGCAAGGGGATCAGAAAAGAGCCGCAGCCGCGACGCGGATGAACGCGGCCAGCTCCAGGAGCCACGCGGTCCTGACGCTTGCCTTGGAGGCGATCGCGATAAATGACAAACAGAACAGCGCTGTCCGCAAGGGGATGCTGCATCTGGTGGATCTCGCCGGCTCCGAGAGGCAGGGGAGGACCGGAGCCACGGGGGAGAGGCTCAAGGAGGCGGCGAGTATCAACCTGAGCCTCTCGGCCCTGGGGAACGTGATCAGCGCACTGGCGGCGGGGAACGGCAGACACGTACCCTACAGGGACAGCAAGCTGACGAGACTTCTCCGTGACAGTCTAGGCGGAAACGCCAGGACGCTGATGATCGCCTGCGTCAGTCCGAGCGACATAGACGCCGACGAAACGTTGAGCACGTTGAGATACGCGGCCAGGGCTCGGTGCATAAAGAACAAACCGGTCGTCAACGAGGACCCCAAGGACGCTTTGCTCAGGCAGTATCAGTTGGAACTACAGCGGCTCCGTAAGCTACTCGAGACCAGCGACAATCCGGCGACGGAACTGTTGATAGGTGATGTCCAGGGCGATAGGAAGGTTTCGAGTCTTACGGATCGCCGGGAACAGAGCGATTCCGAGGCGGAGGATAAAGTGATCCGGCAAGTTGCCTTCGAGGAGGAAGTACAAAGACTGAGGAAGGAGTGCGAGGATTCGAATCTATCGGCTCAGCGTCTTCAGGAGGAACTTGAAAACCTGCGAACGCGATATGAG GGTTCTGGGGTAACGGAAGCAAAGGATGTTTGCGAGAGCGAAGGTGTTCTGGAGAGGAGAAAACGAAAGcgagaaatcgcgaaaaaggAGGTCCTCAAGAGGCTGGAGAAATTGACGATCGGTGGCGAAGCTCGGGGCGACGAAGAAGCGCGCAAACGAAGAGAGAggcggagaaaacgattggaGGTAATAGCAGGGGCTCTGGCCGGTACCAGCGAAGGGACCGAAGGTGCGGTCGAGGTTTATGGTCAGCTGAAGTCAACGGAGGAGGCACTGAAGCGGGCGATTCGTAGGACTCGACAGTTGGAAGCCGAAAATGCGGACCTTCAAGCGTCTTGGGACGCGGAGAGACGGGATCTGCTTCGGCGAGAACTCCTGGCCACCCAATTGTGCGACGCGATGATTCCACACCTGAGACCAGGATGCCCTTTTCGCGACATCGAGGCTGTCAGAGCCGCGGCCTCCTGGTGCGATGAATTGTCGCGGTGGCGGCTACCGGATGTTTCGCCCCGTATTCCTCTCCCGCCGCCGACGCTATCGCAATCTAACCGTGAAGTCGAGGGTAAACCTATGTCGGGGGTGCAGCCGGACcataacaacaacgacaataacaacaacaccGTAAACGATATTAAACCCCAGGATATTGCAGACGCATATTTTCGCAGAAGTAGAGTCGACGCGTTGCTCGCCCACGCTCGGGAAGCTAAGAGCCTTG CTAAGCAAAAACCCT AG
- the LOC107223448 gene encoding cytochrome c oxidase assembly factor 7 homolog encodes MAGYNLKSPEEVKEYLKNLHIEYKFGCLSEKNPETCHLLGDYEESISKDYEKSAKIYKENCDERNFAHSCRKFGGYALIGKGLDAESPTESYKYLKKGCDVGDMMSCAHAGIVATSSFKIGEKEVPIDFPTGLDLLHKTCHEHKLEKACYYLSGLYLGGVPDYLEKNMKEAYKASMKACELGNAYACANLSQMHARGDGVQKNSELAEAFKQRALSIQRALQETKHIPFQQGMGS; translated from the exons ATGGCTGGCTACAACTTGAAGAGCCCTGAAGAGGTGAAAGAGTATCTTAAAAACCTTCACATCGAATACAAATTCGGATGTCTCAGCGAGAAAAACCCGGAAA CATGTCACCTCCTTGGAGATTACGAAGAGAGTATAAGTAAGGATTATGAAAAGTCGGCCAAAATCTACAAGGAAAATTGTGACGAGAGAAACTTTGCCCACAGTTGCCGAAAGTTTGGAGGTTATGCACTAATCG GCAAAGGTCTGGATGCGGAATCACCTACAGAGTCTTACAAGTATCTGAAAAAAGGATGCGATGTTGGAGACATGATGTCCTGTGCGCATGCAGGAATTGTGGCAACGTCCTCGTTTAAAATTGGAGAGAAAGAAGTTCCCATAGATTTTCCAACGGGGCTTGATTTACTTCACAAAACTTGCCACGAGCACAAGTTGGAAAAAGCTTGCTACTACCTGTCAGGACTCTATCTTGGCGGGGTTCCGGATTACTTGGAAAAGAACATGAAGGAAGCTTACAAGGCTTCGATGAAAGCTTGCGAGCTTGGAAACGCATATGCCTGCGCCAACTTGTCACAAATGCATGCACGTGGCGACGGAGttcagaaaaattctgaacttGCCGAAGCCTTCAAGCAACGAGCACTCTCGATTCAAAGGGCCTTGCAAGAGACCAAACATATACCGTTTCAGCAGGGTATGGGAAGCTAA
- the LOC107223465 gene encoding GILT-like protein 1, with product MRWYYVKPHAAVSQYYLVTAAVIIAVCGSARSDTTGGPSFSPVDITVYYESLCGDSIQFVRNQLVPAYRDIGSFFTVNYIPYGKATHGKYVSNGVEKWHFTCQHGPQECYGNKAQACGINDILTNPERTKKQQDLVNFVGCVMQARNPSTAVPQCLQTIGMDTQHVSLVENCISSVAGDELLAAYGDKTLALQPSLSFVPTITVDKVYSQEDQMGALRNLTATVCKHIPEYNKPLNCSG from the exons ATGAGGTGGTACTACGTCAAGCCTCACGCTGCTGTGAGCCAATATTATTTGGTAACAGCCGCAGTAATCATCGCCGTCTGCGGTTCTGCG AGGTCTGATACGACTGGTGGACCCTCATTTTCTCCAGTGGATATTACCGTGTACTACGAATCCCTTTGCGGCGATAGCATTCAGTTTGTCAGAAATCAACTAGTCCCAGCGTATCGTGATATTGGAAGCTTTTTTACCGTCAACTACATTCCTTATGGCAAAGCCACG CACGGAAAGTACGTTAGTAATGGGGTTGAAAAATGGCATTTCACCTGTCAACATGGACCACAAGAATGCTATGGCAACAAAGCGCAAGCTTGCGGCATAAACGACATCTTGACAAACCCTGAGAGAACCAAGAAGCAACAGGATCTAGTCAATTTTGTCGGCTGCGTGATGCAGGCGAGGAATCCTTCCACTGCTGTTCCACAG TGTCTACAAACGATTGGCATGGATACGCAGCACGTATCGTTAGTAGAAAATTGCATCTCATCCGTAGCAGGAGATGAGCTGCTCGCAGCTTACGGTGACAAAACTCTGGCTCTACAGCCAAGCTTGAGTTTCGTACCAACCATCACGGTCGACAAG GTATACTCGCAAGAGGATCAAATGGGCGCGCTGCGCAACTTGACAGCTACCGTCTGTAAACACATACCTGAATATAACAAGCCATTAAATTGTAGCGGCTGA